One part of the Augochlora pura isolate Apur16 chromosome 3, APUR_v2.2.1, whole genome shotgun sequence genome encodes these proteins:
- the Cpf2 gene encoding cuticular protein CPF2 isoform X2 translates to MFRFLVICGCLLAIAQAGVIGGGLLAATAPAAVAVQPAAALPLSAATVALPTITTSTSNVIRAPVATAALAAPTLLAPGLTTALAAGPAIAPLGLNGLALNGLGAVRVL, encoded by the exons ATGTTTAGG TTTTTGGTGATCTGTGGCTGCTTGTTGGCGATCGCGCAAGCTGGTGTGATCGGCGGGGGTTTGCTCGCAGCGACTGCGCCTGCTGCGGTCGCAGTGCAGCCGGCAGCGGCACTTCCTCTGTCCGCAGCAACGGTTGCGTTGCCAACTATCACAACGTCCACCTCTAACGTGATTCGGG CTCCTGTAGCCACGGCTGCTCTGGCTGCGCCTACTCTTCTCGCACCTGGACTAACAACAGCACTCGCAGCCGGACCGGCTATTGCTCCACTAGGACTCAATGGCTTGGCACTGAACGGCTTGGGAGCAGTTAGAGTGCTCTAA
- the Cpf2 gene encoding cuticular protein CPF2 isoform X1, whose translation MFRFLVICGCLLAIAQAGVIGGGLLAATAPAAVAVQPAAALPLSAATVALPTITTSTSNVIRGIGNLGAISAYSKSLDTPFSSVRKADVRVNNPGIVTATAVPAPVLTLANTALAAPVATAALAAPTLLAPGLTTALAAGPAIAPLGLNGLALNGLGAVRVL comes from the exons ATGTTTAGG TTTTTGGTGATCTGTGGCTGCTTGTTGGCGATCGCGCAAGCTGGTGTGATCGGCGGGGGTTTGCTCGCAGCGACTGCGCCTGCTGCGGTCGCAGTGCAGCCGGCAGCGGCACTTCCTCTGTCCGCAGCAACGGTTGCGTTGCCAACTATCACAACGTCCACCTCTAACGTGATTCGGGGTATCGGTAACTTAGGTGCCATATCAGCCTACTCCAAGAGCCTAGATACACCATTCAGTAGCGTCAGGAAAGCGGACGTACGCGTTAACAATCCAGGAATCGTGACGGCGACCGCTGTGCCCGCGCCTGTACTCACGCTAGCAAATACTGCTCTCGCAG CTCCTGTAGCCACGGCTGCTCTGGCTGCGCCTACTCTTCTCGCACCTGGACTAACAACAGCACTCGCAGCCGGACCGGCTATTGCTCCACTAGGACTCAATGGCTTGGCACTGAACGGCTTGGGAGCAGTTAGAGTGCTCTAA
- the LOC144467671 gene encoding uncharacterized protein LOC144467671, with protein sequence MDSTRPEDRSLSSGLSLPQWMKGRIDNRFDFDDSTFSPPSHDDNFFYIRYPKTQNELSVSQEFRPIDKVFGEQNIGSSASNTKAEQQLVPESKRSNQEIDFSKHPLPCQPFVPNSSTNKGNEIKQNSKALPLGKAIAKSQGVDDGFHSEPALCGKSIVLVANQIMSNKFNKTFAAEHAENQPKKGSKSLPATPLTSPAGSPDSSPKPRRRTPSNRYFTGSFFPDREKYQGGWILASILGQSREIVTAKIDEEDESSIDASSSSSQPPPPRFLSRKKSISSQNLTYVGTDEKSTADKSTIYSNVFQAKPSELREMNFWSPTSM encoded by the exons ATGGATTCAACAAGACCGGAGGATAGATCACTCAGCAGCGGATTGTCTTTACCACAATGGATGAAAGGAAGAATCGATAATAG attcgatttcgatgacagTACATTCAGCCCGCCATCTCATGAcgacaatttcttttatatacgATATCCAAAAACCCAGAACGAATTGTCGGTTTCGCAAGAATTTCGACCGATCGATAAGGTATTCGGTGAACAAAACATCGGCTCCTCGGCAAGTAATACGAAAGCAGAGCAACAACTCGTTCCAGAGAGTAAACGCAGTAATCAGGAAATCGATTTTAGCAAGCATCCGTTACCGTGTCAACCGTTTGTACCGAATTCGTCAACTAACAAAG GGAACGAGATCAAGCAAAATTCAAAGGCATTGCCGCTCGGAAAGGCGATAGCAAAATCACAAGGTGTAGACGATGGGTTTCACAGTGAACCAGCACTTTGCGGAAAATCAATCGTTCTCGTAGCCAATCAGATAATGtccaacaaatttaataaaacgtttgCGGCTGAGCATGCCGAGAATCAGCCAAAAAAAGGTAGCAAATCGTTACCAGCCACTCCATTGACTTCACCAGCTGGAAGTCCTGACAGTTCACCGAAACCACGTCGACGCACGCCTTCGAATCGGTACTTTACAGGCTCTTTCTTCCCCGACCGAGAAAAATATCAAGGAGGTTGGATCTTGGCAAGTATATTGGGACAGTCCAGAGAAATTGTTACCGCTAAGAtcgacgaagaagacgaaTCCAGTATCGATGCATCATCCTCGTCGTCCCAACCGCCCCCACCCAGATTTCTAAGTCGAAAGAAATCTATATCCTCCCAAAATCTTACATATGTAGGAACCGACGAAAAATCAACTGCTGACAAATCGACCATCTACTCGAACGTATTCCAAGCGAAGCCATCCGAATTaagagaaatgaatttttggtCTCCTACGTCCATGTAg
- the Rpl26 gene encoding ribosomal protein L26, whose amino-acid sequence MKFNRLVTSSRRKNRKRHFTAPSHIRRRLMSAPLSKELRQKYNVRSMPIRKDDEVQVVRGHYKGQQVGKVVQVYRKKFVIYIERIQREKINTASVYVGIDPSKTVIVKLKMDKDRKKIIDRRSKGRLAALGKDKGKYTEDSTAAMETS is encoded by the exons ATGAAATTCAATCGACTTGTTACTTCTTCGCGTAGAAAAAATAGGAAAAGGCATTTCACGGCACCTTCTCACATTCGTAGAAGGCTTATGTCAGCACCTCTTTCCAAAGAATTACGACAGAAGTACAATGTGCGTTCTATGCCGATTCGCAAAGATGATGAAGTACAG GTAGTTCGTGGCCACTACAAAGGACAACAAGTTGGCAAAGTGGTTCAagtatatagaaaaaaattcgtCATATACATAGAAAGAATACAgcgtgaaaaaattaatacagcCAGTGTGTACGTTGGTATTGATCCATCCAAG ACTGTTATTGTCAAGCTGAAGATGGATAAAGATcgtaagaaaattatagacAGGCGAAGTAAGGGCAGGTTAGCTGCTTTAGGTAAAGACAAAGGAAAATATACAGAGGACTCGACTGCTGCCATGGAAACATCATAA
- the LOC144467525 gene encoding uncharacterized protein LOC144467525, translating to MDRDGISWQTVPNTVTKRMTDLSFVHKLKPSRRLCRRTKVMNSAIKHFHSLKTYRQYVKMKTAILRNLSDYNDTDDNDGFSDNDYSVLYKSDLSVTNYMAHVTSMDTDYSYKTELDISDSNILRVISKETDVQQSKNKSSNNTNLDWKDIVKKKSSTCSLKQSIQESKSNMLNETTNHKTFASSANEAICEKNAEPFDTETCITEMCFNNITCNIKQEQEISENNTKLMENKEYRSNGVYKKRKKENDTKISENKKELNCPKKDSISVTVQDASELSTNTNANLKQSYATLMVGYLKIQQEPADKCENIDSLEMQSLYNGKTNQPKDSGIDEDTEEESQENGKGVCARRKEKVRDICKNANLTSPAVNCESVSVFERTLSSVDHVVSNINDISDATESQCVTLVTTKNINSKGKEENKVQKIKLQPTVTDSKIIQMRYRIISDSVSELDTFSKSRDNDSYVSNKVMEDSINTEYNAEDSMSPLSKRRLQQMRRLNLTVDSESSLSDNDNEYCNTENMRDKLFKRSKEFSDLSDSQDGNADFKHTLSLQNSKRLKKHKNYTFKNNSKEENINLRQECVNNTESIQSLRLIEINSNKHKNTLNCSIEKETHSSTNQYKTSLQNSLKQPVHYLNNEINTSEENINLRKIIISNDKTGRISQNGETATQPAFKNSVIQTRPTNLQELMEQESLIYETALPSVTLRDIEENDVFLLEIPSVVLETELLQQKFVLTKKKLKLGEHKYRIAFNDTDQVVGVLNTGKFHTHYKPVNIKPMKRFVAYQKVVRTTSAKSSDRCTNIGMDHINDTNTN from the exons ATGGATCGCGATGGAATTAGTTGGCAAACAGTACCAAATACAGTCACAAAAAGAATGACGGATCTGTCTTTCGTACACAAATTGAAACCGTCTAGAAGGTTATGTCGCCGAACTAAAGTTATGAATAGTGCGATTAAACATTTCCACAGTTTAAAAACTTACAGACAATACGTTAAAATGAAGACGGCAATTCTTCGGAATTTATCGGATTATAATGATACCGATGATAATGATGGTTTTTCGGACAATGATTATAGCGTTCTGTATAAATCTGACTTGTCTGTAACAAATTATATGGCACACGTTACTTCCATGGATACagattattcttataaaacagAACTTGACATTAGcgatagtaatatattaagagTAATAAGTAAAGAAACAGATGTTCAACAatccaaaaataaatcttccaATAATACAAACTTAGATTGGAaagatattgttaaaaaaaaaagttcaaCATGTTCCTTGAAACAAAGTATACAAGAAAGCAAATCAAATATGTTAAATGAAACTACTAATCATAAAACTTTTGCAAGTAGTGCTAATGAAGCCATTTGTGAAAAAAATGCAGAACCATTTGATACAGAGACATGTATTACAGAAATGTGTTTCAACAACATAACATGTAACATTAAACAAGAACAAGAAATAAGTGAgaacaatacaaaattaatggaaaataaagaatatagaagTAATGGTGTatataaaaaacgaaaaaaggaaaacgatactaaaatatctgaaaataaaaaagaattaaattgtcCAAAAAAAGATTCTATATCTGTAACTGTTCAAGATGCCAGTGAACTATCTACAAACACAAAtgcaaatttaaaacaaagttATGCTACATTAATGGTTGGATATCTAAAAATTCAACAAGAGCCTGCAGACAAATGCGAAAATATTGATTCCTTAGAAATGCAGTCTTTATATAATGGGAAGACAAATCAACCCAAGGATTCTGGTATCGATGAAGACACAGAAGAAGAATCtcaagaaaatggaaaaggtGTTTGTgcaagaagaaaggaaaaagttcGAGACATTTGTAAGAATGCAAACTTAACGTCACCAGCAGTCAATTGTGAAAGTGTTTCTGTGTTTGAGAGAACCCTATCAAGTGTTGACCATGTAGTGTccaatattaatgatatatcAGATGCTACAGAGTCTCAATGTGTAACACTAGTtacaactaaaaatataaatagcaaaggaaaggaagaaaataaggtacaaaaaataaaattgcaaccAACAGTTACTGATTCCAAGATTATTCAGATGAGGTATAGAATTATATCAGATAGTGTTTCAGAACTggatacattttcaaaatcaaGAGATAACGATAGTTATGTTAGTAACAAAGTAATGGAGGATTCTATAAACACTGAATATAATGCAGAAGATAGCATGTCACCTTTGTCTAAAAGACGATTGCAGCAAATGAGGAGATTGAACCTGACTGTAGATAGTGAATCTAGCCTTAGTGACAATGATAATGAATATTGTAACACAGAAAATATGAGagacaaattatttaagcGTTCAAAAGAGTTCTCCGATTTATCAGATAGCCAAGATGGAAACGCAGATTTCAAACATACATTGTCACtacaaaatagtaaaagattaaaaaaacataaaaattatacatttaaaaacaatagtAAAGAAGAGAATATTAACTTAAGGCAGGAATGTGTCAATAATACCGAATCTATACAGTCATTaagattaatagaaataaatagtaacaaaCATAAAAACACACTAAACTGTTCTATTGAAAAGGAAACACATTCGTCAACAAACCAATATAAAACAAGTTTACAGAATTCTTTGAAACAACCcgtacattatttaaataatgaaatcaatacttctgaagaaaatataaaccttagaaaaatcattataaGTAATGATAAGACTGGAAGAATTAGTCAAAATGGTGAAACTGCAACACAACCTGCATTCAAGAATTCAGTAATACAGACCAGGCCGACAAAT TTACAGGAATTAATGGAACAGGAAAGCTTAATATATGAAACTGCCTTACCTTCTGTCACCTTAAGAGACATAGAAGAAAAcgatgtttttcttttagaaattCCTTCTGTG GTACTTGAAACTGAActattgcaacaaaaatttgtcCTAACGAAAAAAAAGCTTAAACTTGGAGaacataaatatagaattgCATTTAACGATACGGATCAAGTAGTTGGTGTATTAAATACTGGAAAATTTCATACACATTACAAACCAG TTAATATTAAACCAATGAAAAGATTCGTTGCATACCAAAAAGTAGTGAGAACAACATCGGCAAAATCATCCGACAGATGTACCAATATTGGAATGGATCATATTAATGATACCAacactaattaa